A window from Schistosoma haematobium chromosome 1, whole genome shotgun sequence encodes these proteins:
- the CCDC75_1 gene encoding G patch domain-containing protein 11, variant 2 (EggNog:ENOG410V47U~COG:A), whose translation MDDEVDYMSDAILNEIEDVKPGLFISRDVQRQRTVEANRRKNKCLSKSEREIHHLKEGLKKKVGPENKGFSLLSKMGYVPGKGLGKNATGIADPVSIEIPQGREGLGFASEKNERMIFRENLKQKIQIAYKDEFRSTMAVRFRQNRLNRQLDVARRICQDLDLKELIETPVHESFWPPIDLVPTEVADNGKYGSVTSNGFKSVKDRIPVSNVLPQEDYVNEDFADNDLAKLDSKHANCDYTSVQRNFIQLLNYLRSRHNYCFWCSLQYQNQSELLEQCPGEDEDQHD comes from the exons ATGGATGATGAAGTTGACTACATGTCTGATGCCATTTTGAATGAAAT AGAAGATGTAAAACCGGGATTATTTATATCACGAGATGTCCAACGACAGCGTACAGTGGAGGCGAATCGACGGAAAAACAAATGTCTTTCCAAGTCGGAAAGGGAAATCCATCACCTCAAGGAAGGTTTAAAGAAAAAGGTTGGGCCTGAAAATAAAGGTTTCAGTCTACTTTCAAAAATGGGATACGTTCCGGGTAAAGGTTTGGGAAAAAATG CTACTGGGATAGCTGATCCTGTTTCTATTGAAATCCCTCAGGGTCGTGAAGGCCTCGGTTTCGCGTCTGAAAAAAACGAACGTATGATATTTAGGGAAAACCtcaaacaaaaaatacaaatagCTTACAAAGATGAATTCCGAAGCACTATGGCCGTGAGATTTCGACAGAACCGTTTGAACCGACAACTGGATGTTGCCCGTCGGATATGTCAAGATCTGGATTTAAAAGAACTTATTGAAACTCCAGTTCACGAATCATTCTGGCCACCTATTGATCTTGTTCCAACTGAGGTCGCTGATAATGGTAAATATGGATCAGTCACTTCGAATGGTTTTAAGTCTGTTAAAGACAGAATTCCTGTAAGTAATGTATTGCCTCAGGAAGATTATGTGAACGAAGATTTTGCAGATAATGATTTAGCCAAACTGGACTCGAAACATGCGAATTGTGACTACACTTCT GTCCAAAGAAATTTCATACAACTTTTGAATTATTTACGAAGTCGACATAATTATTGCTTTTGGTGTAGCCTGCAGTACCAAAATCAATCTGAACTTTTAGAACAATGCCCTGGAGAGGATGAAGACCAACACGATTAA
- the CCDC75_1 gene encoding G patch domain-containing protein 11 (EggNog:ENOG410V47U~COG:A) produces the protein MIFRENLKQKIQIAYKDEFRSTMAVRFRQNRLNRQLDVARRICQDLDLKELIETPVHESFWPPIDLVPTEVADNGKYGSVTSNGFKSVKDRIPVSNVLPQEDYVNEDFADNDLAKLDSKHANCDYTSVQRNFIQLLNYLRSRHNYCFWCSLQYQNQSELLEQCPGEDEDQHD, from the exons ATGATATTTAGGGAAAACCtcaaacaaaaaatacaaatagCTTACAAAGATGAATTCCGAAGCACTATGGCCGTGAGATTTCGACAGAACCGTTTGAACCGACAACTGGATGTTGCCCGTCGGATATGTCAAGATCTGGATTTAAAAGAACTTATTGAAACTCCAGTTCACGAATCATTCTGGCCACCTATTGATCTTGTTCCAACTGAGGTCGCTGATAATGGTAAATATGGATCAGTCACTTCGAATGGTTTTAAGTCTGTTAAAGACAGAATTCCTGTAAGTAATGTATTGCCTCAGGAAGATTATGTGAACGAAGATTTTGCAGATAATGATTTAGCCAAACTGGACTCGAAACATGCGAATTGTGACTACACTTCT GTCCAAAGAAATTTCATACAACTTTTGAATTATTTACGAAGTCGACATAATTATTGCTTTTGGTGTAGCCTGCAGTACCAAAATCAATCTGAACTTTTAGAACAATGCCCTGGAGAGGATGAAGACCAACACGATTAA